A genomic window from Solanum dulcamara chromosome 11, daSolDulc1.2, whole genome shotgun sequence includes:
- the LOC129875149 gene encoding protein GET1-like, which produces MEESLEGSVGAPIIFLIVVAVQYLSRYVQLNTSRVAVNAEELKLRAEIKQLQKEANAMSQPSTFAQAAKLRRTAAAKEQELAKNQEKLMKEMKSSYDTYRKALTAIKVLTYFLLIIWFWRIPVASIPKQLLQPFGRLLSWRSGGPANENVTVGVIPWLILSTRVSKLICRKIFK; this is translated from the exons ATGGAGGAATCACTGGAAGGATCCGTTGGCGCGCCGATTATATTCCTTATCGTCGTCGCTGTTCAGTACCTCTCCCGCTATGTCCAACTCAATACCAGT AGAGTTGCTGTAAATGCTGAGGAGTTGAAATTGCGTGCAGAAATTAAGCAGCTGCAAAAGGAAGCAAATGCCATGTCACA GCCGTCAACATTTGCACAAGCTGCAAAACTAAGGAGGACGGCAGCAGCCAAGGAGCAGGAACTTGCAAAAA ATCAAGAAAAACTCATGAAAGAGATGAAATCATCATATGATACATACAGAAAGGCCCTAACTGCTATAAAG GTCTTGACTTACTTCTTGCTGATTATCTGGTTTTGGCGTATCCCTGTGGCTTCTATACCTAAGCAGCTCCTGCAACCTTTTG GTAGGCTTTTGTCTTGGCGATCTGGAGGTCCAGCGAATGAAAATGTCACG GTGGGAGTCATTCCATGGTTAATATTGTCAACTAGAGTCAGCAAACTTATCTGCCGGAAAATATTCAAATAG